In Pseudomonas nunensis, a single window of DNA contains:
- the mnmA gene encoding tRNA 2-thiouridine(34) synthase MnmA — protein MRDPAPSDIQKKRVIVGMSGGVDSSVSALLLIEQGYEVEGLFMKNWEEDDGTEYCTAMDDLADAQAVCDKIGIKLHTANFAAEYWDNVFEHFLAEYKAGRTPNPDILCNREIKFKAFLDYAMMLGADLIATGHYVRRRDIDGRTELLKGLDPNKDQSYFLHAVGGEQIAKTLFPVGELEKPEVRAIAEKHELATAKKKDSTGICFIGERRFSDFLKQYLPAQPGEIKTTEGEVIGRHHGLMYHTIGQRQGLGIGGLKDASDEPWYVLIKDLVNNELIVGQGNDHPYLFSRALLASDIYWVNPIDLSEPRKLTAKVRYRQSDQPCTLEKTATGYRATFDDPQRAVTPGQSVVFYDGEICLGGGVIEIAEPWTSKGTPQGAPQ, from the coding sequence ATGCGTGATCCAGCCCCTTCTGACATACAAAAGAAGCGCGTCATTGTCGGCATGTCCGGCGGCGTGGACTCTTCCGTTTCCGCTCTCCTGCTGATCGAGCAGGGTTATGAGGTGGAAGGCCTGTTCATGAAGAACTGGGAAGAAGACGATGGAACGGAATACTGCACCGCCATGGACGACCTGGCGGATGCACAGGCTGTGTGCGACAAAATCGGCATCAAGCTGCACACCGCCAACTTCGCCGCCGAGTACTGGGACAACGTGTTCGAGCACTTCCTGGCCGAATACAAGGCCGGTCGCACGCCGAACCCGGACATCCTGTGTAACCGCGAGATCAAGTTCAAGGCGTTCCTCGACTACGCCATGATGCTCGGCGCCGACCTGATCGCCACCGGCCACTACGTGCGTCGCCGCGACATCGATGGCCGCACCGAGCTGCTCAAGGGCCTGGACCCGAACAAGGACCAGAGCTACTTCCTGCACGCCGTGGGCGGCGAACAGATCGCCAAGACCCTGTTCCCGGTCGGCGAGCTGGAAAAACCCGAAGTGCGCGCGATTGCCGAGAAGCACGAACTCGCCACCGCGAAGAAAAAGGATTCCACCGGGATCTGCTTTATCGGCGAACGCCGCTTCAGCGACTTCCTCAAGCAATACCTGCCGGCCCAGCCGGGCGAGATCAAGACCACCGAAGGTGAAGTCATCGGCCGTCACCACGGCTTGATGTACCACACCATCGGTCAGCGTCAGGGCCTGGGCATTGGCGGCTTGAAAGACGCCAGCGACGAGCCGTGGTACGTGCTGATCAAGGACCTGGTCAACAACGAACTGATCGTCGGCCAGGGCAATGATCACCCGTACCTGTTCTCCCGCGCCCTGCTCGCCTCGGACATTTATTGGGTCAACCCGATTGATCTGAGCGAACCCCGCAAGCTGACCGCCAAAGTCCGTTATCGCCAAAGCGACCAGCCGTGCACGCTTGAAAAAACCGCCACCGGCTACCGCGCGACCTTCGATGACCCGCAACGCGCGGTCACCCCAGGTCAATCCGTGGTGTTCTATGACGGTGAAATCTGCCTCGGCGGCGGCGTGATCGAAATCGCCGAACCCTGGACCAGCAAAGGCACTCCTCAAGGCGCGCCACAATGA
- a CDS encoding NUDIX hydrolase: protein MDWLPHITVATIVEDNGRFLMVEESKGGRTVLNQPAGHLDPDETLIEAAVRETLEETGWDVEPTGIVGIYLYTAPSNGVTYQRVCFTAKALKHHPDYQLDDGIVGAKWLTRDELMAQRANWRSELIIRCIDDYLGGFHFGLELIRPSL, encoded by the coding sequence ATGGATTGGCTACCCCACATCACCGTCGCCACCATCGTCGAAGACAACGGCCGCTTCCTGATGGTCGAAGAATCCAAGGGCGGACGAACGGTGCTCAACCAGCCCGCCGGTCACCTGGACCCGGACGAAACCCTGATCGAAGCCGCCGTGCGTGAAACCCTGGAGGAAACCGGTTGGGACGTCGAACCGACCGGCATCGTAGGGATTTACCTCTACACCGCCCCGAGCAACGGCGTGACTTATCAGCGGGTCTGCTTCACCGCCAAGGCGCTGAAGCACCACCCCGACTATCAATTGGACGACGGTATCGTCGGCGCCAAGTGGCTAACCCGTGACGAACTCATGGCACAGCGCGCAAACTGGCGCAGTGAGCTGATCATCCGCTGTATCGATGATTATCTGGGAGGCTTTCACTTCGGTCTCGAACTGATCCGCCCTTCTCTTTAG
- a CDS encoding NADP-dependent isocitrate dehydrogenase yields the protein MPTRSKIIYTFTDEAPALATYSLLPIVEAFTASADIAVETRDISLAGRILASFPEQLGDKAVADHLAELGDLAVTPEANIIKLPNISASVPQLQAAITELQAQGFALPNYPETVTTEADKEAKSRYDKIKGSAVNPVLREGNSDRRAPLSVKNYARKHPHKMGAWAADSKSHVAHMSTGDFYGSEKAALIDAADAVKIELIAQDGTTTVLKEKTTVQAGEILDCAVLSKNALRSFIAAEIEDAKQKGVLLSVHLKATMMKVSDPIMFGQIVAEFYKDALAKHADVLAQIGFNLNNGIGDLYARIKALPAEQQAQIEADIQAVYAVRPSLAMVNSDKGITNLHVPSDVIVDASMPAMIRDSGKMWGTDGQLHDTKAVIPDRCYATIYQAVIEDCKVNGAFDPTTMGSVPNVGLMAKKAEEYGSHDKTFQIKANGVVRVTDSKGALLLEQSVEAGDIFRMCQTKDAPIQDWVKLAVNRARASATPAIFWLDPMRAHDGVVIEKVQAYLKDHDTSGLDIRIMSPVDAMKFTLERTREGKDTISVTGNVLRDYLTDLFPIMELGTSAKMLSIVPLMNGGGLFETGAGGSAPKHVQQLLEENFLRWDSLGEFLALAASLEHLGVTYNNPKALVLAKTLDQATGQFLDNNKSPSRKVGNIDNRGSHFYLALYWAQALAAQSEDTALQAQFGQLAKTLTENEATIVAELNAVQGKPVDIGGYYHANAELISKAMRPSNTFNAAIAALV from the coding sequence ATGCCCACCCGCTCGAAGATCATCTATACCTTCACCGACGAAGCCCCAGCCCTCGCCACCTATTCACTGTTGCCTATCGTAGAGGCCTTCACCGCCTCCGCTGATATCGCCGTGGAAACCCGCGATATCTCTCTTGCAGGGCGCATCCTGGCCAGCTTCCCCGAGCAATTGGGTGACAAAGCCGTAGCCGACCACCTCGCCGAACTGGGCGACCTGGCCGTTACGCCTGAAGCCAACATCATCAAGCTGCCGAACATCAGCGCCTCGGTTCCGCAACTGCAAGCCGCGATCACCGAACTGCAAGCCCAGGGCTTTGCACTGCCGAACTACCCGGAAACCGTGACTACAGAGGCCGATAAAGAAGCCAAGTCGCGTTACGACAAGATCAAGGGCAGCGCCGTTAACCCGGTCCTGCGCGAAGGCAACTCCGATCGTCGCGCACCGCTGTCGGTCAAGAACTATGCACGCAAGCACCCGCACAAAATGGGTGCCTGGGCTGCGGACTCCAAGTCCCACGTCGCGCACATGAGCACCGGTGATTTCTACGGCAGCGAAAAAGCCGCCCTGATCGACGCTGCTGACGCCGTTAAAATCGAACTGATCGCTCAAGACGGCACCACCACCGTCCTGAAAGAAAAAACCACCGTGCAAGCCGGTGAGATCCTCGATTGCGCGGTACTGAGCAAAAACGCCCTGCGCAGCTTCATCGCCGCCGAGATTGAAGACGCCAAGCAAAAAGGCGTGCTGCTGTCGGTTCACTTGAAAGCCACCATGATGAAGGTCTCCGACCCGATCATGTTCGGCCAGATCGTTGCCGAGTTCTATAAAGACGCACTGGCCAAGCACGCTGACGTGCTGGCGCAGATCGGCTTCAACCTGAACAACGGCATCGGCGACCTGTACGCTCGCATCAAGGCTTTGCCGGCTGAGCAACAAGCGCAGATCGAAGCGGACATCCAGGCGGTCTACGCCGTTCGTCCGTCGTTGGCCATGGTCAACTCCGACAAAGGCATCACCAACCTGCACGTGCCAAGCGACGTTATCGTCGACGCCTCGATGCCGGCGATGATCCGTGACTCCGGCAAGATGTGGGGCACTGATGGTCAGCTGCACGACACCAAGGCTGTGATCCCGGATCGCTGCTACGCCACCATCTACCAGGCCGTCATCGAAGACTGCAAGGTAAACGGCGCTTTCGATCCAACCACCATGGGCAGCGTGCCAAACGTTGGCCTGATGGCGAAAAAAGCCGAAGAGTACGGTTCCCACGACAAGACTTTCCAGATCAAGGCCAACGGTGTCGTTCGCGTCACCGACAGTAAAGGCGCCCTGCTGCTGGAACAGTCGGTTGAAGCCGGCGATATCTTCCGCATGTGCCAGACCAAAGACGCGCCGATCCAGGATTGGGTCAAACTGGCCGTCAACCGTGCCCGTGCAAGCGCAACCCCGGCCATTTTCTGGCTGGACCCGATGCGCGCTCACGATGGCGTTGTGATCGAGAAAGTTCAGGCTTACCTGAAAGATCACGACACCTCCGGCCTGGACATCCGCATCATGTCGCCTGTCGACGCGATGAAGTTCACCCTGGAACGCACTCGCGAAGGCAAGGACACCATCTCGGTGACCGGCAACGTATTGCGCGACTACCTGACTGACCTGTTCCCGATCATGGAACTGGGCACCAGCGCCAAGATGCTGTCGATCGTCCCGCTGATGAATGGCGGCGGCCTGTTCGAAACCGGCGCTGGCGGTTCGGCACCGAAGCACGTTCAACAGCTGCTGGAAGAAAACTTCCTGCGCTGGGATTCCCTGGGCGAGTTCCTGGCACTGGCCGCTTCCCTTGAGCACCTGGGTGTGACTTACAACAACCCTAAGGCACTGGTTCTGGCCAAGACCCTGGACCAGGCCACTGGCCAGTTCCTGGACAACAACAAGTCGCCATCGCGTAAAGTCGGCAACATCGACAACCGCGGCAGCCACTTCTACCTGGCGCTGTATTGGGCTCAAGCCCTGGCCGCCCAGTCCGAAGACACTGCACTGCAAGCGCAGTTTGGCCAACTGGCAAAAACCCTGACCGAGAACGAAGCAACCATCGTTGCCGAGCTCAACGCCGTTCAGGGCAAGCCAGTGGACATCGGCGGTTACTACCACGCCAATGCCGAGCTGATCAGCAAGGCGATGCGCCCGAGCAACACCTTCAACGCTGCGATCGCTGCGTTGGTTTAA
- the icd gene encoding NADP-dependent isocitrate dehydrogenase produces the protein MGYKKIQVPAVGDKITVNADHSLNVPNNPIIPFIEGDGIGVDISPVMIKVVDAAVKKAYGGERKISWMEVYAGEKATQVYDQDTWLPQETLDAVKDYVVSIKGPLTTPVGGGIRSLNVALRQQLDLYVCLRPVRWFEGVPSPVKKPGDVDMTIFRENSEDIYAGIEWKAGSPEATKVIKFLKDEMGVTKIRFDENCGIGIKPVSLQGTKRLARKALQYVVDNDRDSLTIVHKGNIMKFTEGAFKEWAYEVAAEEFGATLLDGGPWMQFKNPKTGKNVIVKDAIADAMLQQILLRPAEYDVIATLNLNGDYLSDALAAEVGGIGIAPGANLSDTIAMFEATHGTAPKYAGKDQVNPGSLILSAEMMLRHMGWTEAADLIIKGTNGAISAKTVTYDFERLMEGAKLVSSSGFGDALISHM, from the coding sequence ATGGGATACAAGAAGATTCAGGTTCCAGCAGTCGGCGACAAAATCACCGTCAACGCGGACCATTCTCTCAATGTTCCTAACAACCCGATCATCCCCTTCATTGAAGGCGATGGCATCGGCGTTGATATCAGCCCGGTCATGATCAAGGTTGTCGATGCTGCTGTTAAGAAGGCTTACGGCGGCGAGCGCAAAATTTCCTGGATGGAAGTCTACGCCGGGGAAAAAGCGACTCAGGTTTACGATCAGGACACCTGGCTGCCTCAGGAAACCCTGGACGCAGTCAAGGATTACGTGGTTTCCATCAAGGGCCCTCTGACCACTCCGGTCGGTGGCGGCATCCGTTCGCTGAACGTGGCCCTGCGTCAGCAACTCGACCTTTACGTCTGCCTGCGTCCGGTACGCTGGTTCGAAGGCGTGCCAAGCCCGGTCAAGAAGCCAGGCGACGTCGACATGACGATCTTCCGCGAGAACTCGGAAGACATCTACGCCGGTATCGAATGGAAGGCCGGCTCGCCGGAAGCGACCAAAGTCATCAAGTTCCTGAAAGATGAAATGGGCGTCACCAAGATCCGTTTCGACGAAAACTGCGGCATCGGCATCAAGCCGGTTTCGCTGCAAGGCACCAAGCGCCTGGCGCGCAAGGCCCTGCAATACGTGGTCGACAACGATCGCGATTCGCTGACCATCGTGCACAAAGGCAACATCATGAAGTTCACCGAAGGTGCCTTCAAGGAATGGGCCTACGAAGTGGCGGCTGAAGAGTTCGGTGCGACCCTGCTCGACGGCGGTCCGTGGATGCAGTTCAAGAACCCGAAAACCGGCAAGAACGTCATCGTCAAGGACGCCATCGCCGACGCCATGCTCCAGCAGATCCTGCTGCGCCCGGCCGAGTACGACGTGATTGCAACCCTGAACCTGAACGGCGACTACCTCTCCGACGCCCTGGCGGCCGAAGTGGGCGGTATCGGTATCGCGCCAGGTGCCAACCTGTCCGACACCATCGCAATGTTCGAAGCGACCCACGGTACCGCGCCGAAGTACGCCGGCAAGGACCAGGTCAACCCGGGTTCGCTGATCCTGTCCGCCGAAATGATGCTGCGGCACATGGGCTGGACCGAAGCGGCCGACCTGATCATCAAGGGCACCAACGGCGCGATTTCCGCCAAGACCGTGACCTATGACTTCGAACGCCTGATGGAAGGCGCCAAACTGGTGTCTTCTTCCGGCTTCGGCGACGCGCTGATCTCGCACATGTAA
- a CDS encoding cold shock domain-containing protein, translating into MAVGKVKWFNNAKGFGFINTDAREGKDEDGHTIDFFAHYSAIDMDGYKTLKAGQAVNFEIVQGPKGLHAVKITAASIEHEHATPLPHHEKVSN; encoded by the coding sequence ATGGCAGTCGGCAAGGTCAAGTGGTTCAACAATGCCAAGGGGTTCGGCTTCATAAATACCGACGCCCGTGAAGGCAAGGACGAGGACGGTCATACCATTGATTTCTTCGCCCATTATTCGGCCATTGACATGGACGGGTATAAAACCCTCAAGGCCGGACAAGCCGTCAATTTCGAGATCGTCCAGGGCCCCAAAGGCCTGCACGCGGTGAAGATCACGGCAGCGTCTATTGAGCATGAACACGCCACGCCCTTGCCTCATCATGAAAAGGTATCGAACTGA
- the clpS gene encoding ATP-dependent Clp protease adapter ClpS: MHAISQIRLTFNQDRPTLQKDLPEEHDDDSAGIAVQEAKPALQAPPMYKVVLFNDDYTPMDFVVEVLEVFFNLNRELATKVMLAVHTEGRAVCGVFTRDIAETKAMQVNQYARESQHPLLCEIEKDG, translated from the coding sequence ATGCATGCAATCAGCCAGATTCGACTAACATTCAATCAGGATCGCCCGACTCTCCAGAAAGATCTCCCGGAGGAACACGACGACGATTCCGCAGGCATTGCTGTTCAGGAGGCTAAGCCTGCTTTACAGGCGCCGCCGATGTACAAGGTGGTTTTGTTTAATGATGACTACACACCGATGGATTTCGTCGTCGAAGTGCTCGAGGTGTTTTTTAACCTGAATCGCGAGCTGGCGACCAAGGTCATGCTGGCCGTCCATACAGAAGGACGGGCAGTATGTGGAGTGTTTACCCGCGACATCGCCGAGACTAAGGCCATGCAGGTCAACCAGTACGCCAGGGAAAGCCAGCATCCGCTACTCTGTGAAATCGAGAAGGACGGTTAA
- the clpA gene encoding ATP-dependent Clp protease ATP-binding subunit ClpA, with the protein MLNRELEVTLNLAFKEARSKRHEFMTVEHLLLALLDNEAAATVLRACGANLDKLKHDLQEFIDSTTPLIPVHDEDRETQPTLGFQRVLQRAVFHVQSSGKREVTGANVLVAIFSEQESQAVFLLKQQSVARIDVVNYIAHGISKVPGHGDHSEGEQDMQDDEGGESSSSGNPLDAYASNLNELARQGRIDPLVGREMEVERVAQILARRRKNNPLLVGEAGVGKTAIAEGLAKRIVDNQVPDLLANSVVYSLDLGALLAGTKYRGDFEKRFKALLNELKKRPQAILFIDEIHTIIGAGAASGGVMDASNLLKPLLSSGDIRCIGSTTFQEFRGIFEKDRALARRFQKVDVSEPSVEDTISILRGLKGRFETHHGIEYSDEALRAAAELASRYINDRHMPDKAIDVIDEAGAYQRLQPIEKRVKRIEVPQVEDIVAKIARIPPKHVTSSDKELLRNLERDLKLTVFGQDAAIDSLSTAIKLSRAGLKSPDKPVGSFLFAGPTGVGKTEAARQLAKALGIELVRFDMSEYMERHTVSRLIGAPPGYVGFDQGGLLTEAITKQPHCVLLLDEIEKAHPEVFNLLLQVMDHGTLTDNNGRKADFRNVIVIMTTNAGAETAARASIGFTHQDHSSDAMEVIKKSFTPEFRNRLDTIIQFGRLSHEVIKSVVDKFLTELQAQLEDKRVQLEVTDAARSWLAAGGYDSAMGARPMARLIQDKIKRPLAEEILFGELADHGGVVHIDLKDGELTFEFETTAEMA; encoded by the coding sequence ATGTTAAACCGCGAGCTCGAAGTCACCCTCAATTTAGCCTTCAAGGAGGCTCGTTCGAAACGTCATGAATTCATGACCGTCGAACATCTCCTGTTGGCCCTATTGGATAATGAGGCTGCCGCCACCGTTTTGCGTGCCTGCGGCGCAAACCTCGACAAACTCAAGCATGACCTGCAGGAGTTCATCGACTCCACCACGCCGCTGATCCCCGTACACGACGAGGATCGCGAGACCCAACCCACCCTGGGCTTCCAGCGTGTTCTGCAGCGTGCTGTCTTTCACGTACAGAGCTCGGGCAAACGCGAAGTGACTGGCGCCAACGTGCTGGTCGCAATCTTCAGTGAGCAAGAAAGCCAGGCAGTGTTCCTGCTGAAACAGCAGAGCGTTGCGCGCATTGATGTCGTCAACTACATCGCCCATGGCATTTCCAAAGTACCGGGGCACGGCGATCACTCTGAAGGTGAGCAAGATATGCAGGACGACGAGGGCGGTGAGTCTTCTTCTTCAGGCAATCCTCTGGATGCTTATGCCAGCAACCTCAACGAACTCGCGCGCCAGGGTCGCATCGATCCACTGGTAGGCCGTGAGATGGAAGTCGAGCGCGTCGCGCAGATCCTGGCGCGTCGTCGCAAAAACAATCCGCTGCTGGTGGGCGAGGCAGGCGTGGGCAAAACCGCGATTGCCGAAGGCCTGGCCAAGCGCATTGTCGACAACCAGGTACCGGACCTGCTGGCCAACAGCGTGGTGTACTCCCTTGACCTCGGTGCCTTGCTGGCCGGGACCAAATACCGCGGTGATTTCGAGAAGCGCTTCAAGGCGTTGCTCAATGAACTGAAAAAACGTCCGCAGGCGATCCTGTTCATCGACGAAATCCACACCATCATTGGTGCGGGTGCCGCGTCCGGTGGCGTCATGGATGCCTCGAACTTGCTCAAGCCGTTGCTGTCGTCCGGCGATATCCGCTGCATCGGTTCGACCACGTTCCAGGAATTCCGCGGGATCTTCGAGAAGGACCGTGCCTTGGCTCGGCGCTTCCAGAAGGTCGATGTGTCCGAGCCTTCGGTCGAAGACACCATCAGCATCCTGCGCGGCCTGAAAGGGCGTTTCGAAACGCACCACGGCATCGAATACAGCGATGAAGCGTTGCGTGCAGCAGCAGAGCTGGCCTCGCGCTACATCAACGACCGGCACATGCCGGACAAGGCCATCGACGTTATCGACGAGGCGGGTGCCTACCAGCGCCTGCAGCCAATCGAGAAACGCGTGAAACGCATCGAAGTGCCTCAGGTCGAGGACATCGTGGCGAAAATCGCGCGGATTCCGCCTAAGCACGTCACCAGCTCCGACAAAGAGCTGCTGCGTAACCTTGAGCGTGACCTGAAGCTGACCGTATTTGGCCAGGATGCCGCAATCGACTCGTTGTCGACCGCGATCAAACTGTCCCGTGCCGGCCTCAAGTCGCCTGACAAGCCTGTCGGTTCATTCCTGTTCGCCGGTCCTACTGGTGTCGGTAAAACCGAAGCGGCGCGTCAGTTGGCCAAGGCGCTGGGCATCGAACTGGTTCGCTTCGACATGTCCGAGTACATGGAGCGTCACACCGTATCGCGTCTGATCGGTGCGCCTCCAGGCTATGTCGGGTTCGATCAGGGCGGTCTGCTGACCGAAGCCATCACCAAGCAGCCTCACTGCGTGTTGTTGCTCGATGAAATCGAGAAGGCGCATCCGGAAGTCTTCAACTTGCTGCTGCAGGTCATGGACCACGGTACGCTGACCGATAACAACGGGCGCAAGGCGGATTTCCGTAACGTGATCGTCATTATGACGACCAACGCCGGTGCCGAAACTGCAGCTCGCGCTTCGATTGGTTTCACCCATCAGGATCACTCGTCTGATGCGATGGAAGTGATCAAGAAGAGCTTCACGCCAGAGTTCCGCAACCGTCTGGACACCATTATTCAGTTTGGTCGCCTCAGTCATGAGGTTATCAAAAGTGTGGTGGACAAGTTCCTTACCGAGCTTCAGGCGCAGTTGGAAGACAAGCGCGTGCAGTTGGAAGTGACCGACGCGGCGCGCAGTTGGCTTGCAGCGGGCGGCTATGATTCGGCGATGGGTGCTCGACCAATGGCGCGTTTGATTCAGGATAAGATCAAGCGTCCGCTGGCGGAGGAGATTCTGTTTGGCGAACTGGCTGACCATGGTGGTGTGGTTCATATCGATCTCAAGGATGGCGAGTTGACCTTTGAGTTTGAGACCACGGCAGAAATGGCCTGA
- the infA gene encoding translation initiation factor IF-1, translated as MSKEDSFEMEGTVVDTLPNTMFRVELENGHVVTAHISGKMRKNYIRILTGDKVRVELTPYDLSKGRITYRAR; from the coding sequence ATGTCGAAAGAAGACAGCTTCGAAATGGAAGGCACTGTCGTCGACACCCTGCCCAACACCATGTTTCGTGTGGAGTTGGAAAATGGGCACGTCGTAACCGCGCATATTTCCGGCAAGATGCGCAAGAACTACATTCGTATTCTTACCGGTGACAAAGTGCGCGTCGAGCTGACGCCCTATGACTTGAGCAAAGGGCGCATTACTTACCGCGCTCGTTAA
- a CDS encoding arginyltransferase yields the protein MTELARLKFYATQPHSCSYLPEEQATTLFLDPSQPMDVHVYADLSEMGFRRSGDHLYRPHCQNCNACVPARIPVAQFSPNRQQKRIFKRNADLQVRPARPKFSEEYFDLYQRYIEQRHADGDMYPPSRDQFSTFLVRDLPFSRFYEFRLDGRLVAVAVTDLLPNGLSAVYTFYEPAEDHRSLGRYAILWQIGEAQRLGLEAVYLGYWIKNCKKMNYKTQYRPIELLINQRWVVLN from the coding sequence ATGACCGAGTTGGCGCGTTTGAAGTTCTATGCCACTCAGCCCCACTCTTGCAGCTATCTGCCCGAGGAGCAGGCCACGACCCTGTTTCTCGACCCTAGCCAGCCCATGGATGTGCATGTCTACGCAGACCTGTCGGAAATGGGCTTTCGTCGCAGCGGCGATCATCTCTATCGGCCTCATTGCCAGAATTGCAATGCGTGCGTTCCGGCGCGCATTCCCGTGGCTCAGTTTTCACCCAACCGTCAGCAGAAACGCATTTTCAAGCGCAACGCCGACCTGCAGGTGCGCCCGGCCAGGCCCAAGTTCAGCGAAGAGTATTTCGATCTTTATCAACGCTATATCGAACAGCGTCACGCCGACGGCGACATGTACCCGCCGAGCCGCGATCAGTTTTCGACGTTCCTGGTGCGTGATCTGCCGTTTTCCCGGTTCTACGAGTTTCGTCTCGACGGACGGTTGGTGGCGGTAGCGGTGACCGACTTGCTGCCCAACGGCCTGTCGGCGGTCTACACCTTCTATGAGCCCGCCGAGGACCATCGCAGCCTCGGACGCTACGCCATCCTCTGGCAAATCGGCGAAGCCCAGCGGCTGGGGCTGGAAGCGGTTTACCTCGGCTACTGGATCAAGAACTGCAAAAAGATGAACTATAAGACCCAGTATCGCCCCATCGAACTGCTGATTAATCAGCGCTGGGTTGTCTTGAACTAA
- the aat gene encoding leucyl/phenylalanyl-tRNA--protein transferase: protein MLTWLQRNTLTFPPLEKAMRDPNGLLAAGGDLSADRLVQAYRHGCFPWFSEGQPILWWSPDPRTVLFPDELHVSRSLGKLLRQQRYQVTFDQDFAAVISACAAPREYADGTWITEAMQDAYLELHRRGYAHSVEVWDQGELVGGLYGLAMGQLFFGESMFSRADNASKYGFATLVRHLKDSGFVLIDCQMPTDHLHSLGARAIPRNEFAGYLAQHLDQPNRATWVC from the coding sequence ATGCTGACTTGGTTACAACGCAACACCCTGACTTTTCCACCCCTGGAAAAAGCCATGCGCGATCCCAACGGGCTGTTGGCGGCGGGCGGTGACCTGTCCGCCGATCGGCTGGTCCAGGCGTATCGACACGGCTGCTTCCCCTGGTTTTCCGAAGGCCAGCCAATTCTCTGGTGGTCACCGGATCCGCGCACGGTTCTGTTTCCCGACGAACTGCACGTCTCTCGCAGCCTGGGCAAACTGCTGCGCCAGCAACGCTATCAAGTGACCTTCGATCAGGATTTTGCCGCGGTCATCAGCGCCTGCGCCGCACCAAGGGAATACGCCGACGGCACCTGGATCACCGAAGCCATGCAGGACGCCTACCTGGAACTGCATCGGCGCGGCTACGCCCATTCGGTGGAAGTCTGGGACCAGGGCGAACTGGTCGGCGGGCTGTACGGCCTGGCCATGGGGCAGCTGTTTTTTGGCGAGTCGATGTTCAGCCGCGCCGACAACGCCTCCAAATATGGCTTTGCCACACTGGTGCGTCATCTGAAAGACTCAGGCTTTGTGCTGATCGACTGCCAGATGCCCACCGACCACTTGCACAGCCTCGGCGCACGGGCGATACCGCGCAACGAGTTTGCCGGATATCTGGCGCAACACCTGGACCAACCCAATCGCGCCACTTGGGTTTGCTGA
- the trxB gene encoding thioredoxin-disulfide reductase has translation MSEAKHSRLIILGSGPAGYSAAVYAARANLKPVVITGIQAGGQLTTTVEVDNWPGDVEGLTGPVLMERMQKHAERFDTEIVYDHIHTAKLQQRPFELIGDSGTYTCDALIIATGASAQYLGLPSEEAFAGKGVSACATCDGFFYRNQVVAVVGGGNTAVEEALYLSNIAKEVHLVHRRDKLRSEKILQDKLFEKAASGNIRLHWNQNLDEVLGDASGVTGARLRDSHTGETSELPLAGVFIAIGHKPNTDLFQGQLPMRDGYLLIRGGNEGDATATEIPGVFAAGDVADHVYRQAVTSAGAGCMAALDAEKYLDDIPTV, from the coding sequence ATGAGCGAAGCTAAGCATTCACGCCTGATCATTCTGGGTTCCGGCCCTGCCGGTTACAGCGCCGCCGTTTATGCCGCCCGCGCCAACCTCAAACCCGTGGTCATTACCGGCATACAGGCAGGTGGCCAGCTCACCACCACCGTCGAAGTCGACAACTGGCCCGGCGACGTCGAAGGCCTCACTGGCCCGGTGTTGATGGAACGCATGCAAAAACACGCCGAGCGCTTTGACACAGAGATCGTTTACGACCACATCCACACCGCCAAGTTGCAGCAACGCCCTTTCGAACTCATCGGCGACAGCGGCACCTACACCTGCGACGCGCTGATTATCGCGACCGGCGCTTCGGCGCAATACCTGGGCCTGCCTTCGGAAGAAGCCTTCGCTGGCAAAGGGGTTTCGGCCTGCGCAACGTGCGACGGCTTCTTCTACCGCAATCAGGTGGTCGCAGTGGTCGGTGGCGGTAACACCGCCGTTGAGGAAGCACTGTACCTGTCGAACATCGCCAAGGAAGTGCATCTGGTGCACCGACGGGACAAGCTGCGCTCGGAGAAGATTCTTCAGGACAAGCTGTTCGAGAAAGCCGCCAGCGGCAATATCCGCCTGCACTGGAACCAGAACCTCGACGAGGTGCTGGGCGATGCCAGCGGCGTGACTGGCGCTCGCCTGCGCGACAGCCATACCGGCGAAACCAGTGAGCTACCGCTGGCCGGCGTGTTCATCGCCATCGGCCACAAGCCCAACACCGACCTGTTCCAGGGCCAGTTGCCCATGCGTGACGGCTATCTGTTGATCAGGGGTGGCAATGAAGGCGACGCCACCGCCACCGAAATCCCGGGCGTGTTTGCCGCTGGCGACGTGGCCGATCACGTTTACCGTCAGGCCGTGACCTCCGCCGGGGCCGGTTGCATGGCCGCACTGGACGCCGAGAAATACCTCGACGATATTCCGACCGTTTGA